Genomic window (Ureibacillus composti):
TATTCATTTTTTGCATTCCCTTCGACAAACAAATTTCTACTATATTTATAAAAAAAACACTTATGATTCCCCTACATAATTAGGGTAACCTAACATACAAGAGAATCTGTAAGCGTTTTAATTTTTACTTATATTTAATGATTTTCCGCAAATTTATTATTTACCACGGAATCAAACGGTATTTCGATACCTTCAAAAATCACGTTCATTTCGTAACCTTCCTTGGTAACAATTGGGCTTGTTGCAAAGGCTGGGTAATTATTTTCAAAAGCTATGTTATAAACTTCTTCGTCAATATCAGGAAAGGATGCTTTTAAGGCTTCTTTTGCTCCTTCTTTATCCGTTTTAATAAACTCCTCAGCTTTAGCAACCGCACGAGTTACTTTCTCAAATAATTCTTGATTAGATTCCATTTGTTCCTTTTTTGCTACCAAACCCGTATAAAGGAAACCATTTAACTCCTCTACTTCGCCTTTAGATAAGTTGATTAGCATAAATCCACCATCCATAACTCCCATATCTGAAGTTGGAGATGAGAAAGCAAACGCATCAATTTGTTTGTTTTTAAATGCAGGAATAACAGCTTCACTTTTACCAAGAGGGACTAGTTCAACTTCCTTATCTGGTTGAATATTCTCCATTTCAAGTAGATAACGAACCAACTTGTCACTTGAGCTTCCAGGAGATGTAATTGCAATTTTCAATCCTTTTAAAGCTTGAATCTTTTCAGAAATAGAAGAGTTTTCCGTAATTCCTCTTTCTTCAGCAATTTCTTTCCGTATTACTACATTTGATGCGTATTGATTCATCATTGTTGCAAAGACCTGAATATCTTGCCCTTTGTCTGCTGCTTCCATAACATTTCCTAGTGTAGTTCCACCAATTTCAACACTACCACCAATAACTGCTGCCATTACTTTGGATCCTCCACCAGTCGTAATAAGCTCTACATCAAGCCCTTCCTCATTAAAGAACCCTTTTTCTTGTGCAATATACAATGGTGCGAATAGAAAACCATGGGTTGTTTGTGCAATCGTAATTTTCTGATTGCCACTTGCTTCACCTGATGTTTCTTTGGTATTTTCTGTTGCAGTTGGTTTCCCTCCTCCACAGGCACTTAATAGTATCAACATCAATCCTAACAATAGACATAATCCAAATTTACTTGCTTTCATTGCGAATCCCCCCTAATTTATAAAT
Coding sequences:
- a CDS encoding ABC transporter substrate-binding protein is translated as MKASKFGLCLLLGLMLILLSACGGGKPTATENTKETSGEASGNQKITIAQTTHGFLFAPLYIAQEKGFFNEEGLDVELITTGGGSKVMAAVIGGSVEIGGTTLGNVMEAADKGQDIQVFATMMNQYASNVVIRKEIAEERGITENSSISEKIQALKGLKIAITSPGSSSDKLVRYLLEMENIQPDKEVELVPLGKSEAVIPAFKNKQIDAFAFSSPTSDMGVMDGGFMLINLSKGEVEELNGFLYTGLVAKKEQMESNQELFEKVTRAVAKAEEFIKTDKEGAKEALKASFPDIDEEVYNIAFENNYPAFATSPIVTKEGYEMNVIFEGIEIPFDSVVNNKFAENH